The Synechococcales cyanobacterium T60_A2020_003 genomic interval AAACCTTTTAAATTTAAATCGCGCATAATTGCAAAAAAACCTGGCGATCGCCAGGTCGTTCATGAGATCAAGCCCCCAAGATCTCAAGCTTTGTTGTTTCTCAAGGTTTCTACCAGAACTCTATTTAGCGGTTTTCGCAATGTGTTCGCGAAGGGTAAGACCACGATAGTGACCAATCTCTTTACCGTCTGTAGTGGGAACGGTGGAGAGATGGGACTCGTACTTGATACCGCGATAGGAGAGTTTCATGGTTGCGACCTCTGCGCTGATTTCATGCTTTTAGAATAGGCCAAAACACCGGGGTTACTCTTCATCCAGGCGTCTCACCTAACCAGGTGAATCTGATCTAACCATGGGTTCATCGCACTGGATGAGGCCATTCGACCCAATTCTCAGCATTCTCTCAGCGATCGCCTAAGCTATCCTCAGATTAGTATCAGCCTCTATTCAGCCTTGACAGGCATGATCAAAATATTGATTCTATCCCCTCACTCACGGATCCTTCCATTTCCCCTTGGAGGTCTACCCATGCCACGCCTTATTCTATTTCCTGGGCTATCTATCCTGGCACTATCTCTACCGCTATGGGCGATCGCCCCGTTCTGTACGCCCAAGCCGTTAGCGCAGAGCAATCCTGCTACGCTACAAGCGGTGCCTCTATCTATGTCTCTAACTCCTTCAAATCCCTATCAGGCGCAGCAGATAGCCGTTGTGTGGGAGTAGCTTTCCACCCTACGCGCACTCTAAAGCCCGCATGGCCTGATCGGTTGACAGAAAGATGCGATCGCGCCCCAATTCATCTACAAAACCAATTTGCTCTAGATGATCCATCACGGGCCCTTTGACTTCGGCCATACAGAAGGTAATGCCCCGTACTTGTAGATCGGCAATGAGCCTTCGCAAGGTTTCCAATGCGCTACCGTCGATGATGTTGATCGCGCTACATACCAGCAGCAAATATTTGACATCAGGATTCTGGGAAATTGCTTTCAGCACATAGTCTTCCAGGTATTTGGTGTTAACGAAATAGAGACTCTCATCCACGCGAATCGCTAGCACATGGGGACAGGTCTTTACGGAATGGCGCAACACATTACGAAAATGTTCAGTCTCACCCACTCGTCCCACAATAGCGATGTGAGGCCGACTCGTGCGCCAGAGGTGGAGCATCAGCGAAATCACGGCTCCAATGAGGATTCCGGTTTGGACACTGGTTACCAGCACCGCGACAAAGGCCGCAATCCAGGCGATCGCGTCGGTTTTGTTGTAGATCCAGAGCCGTTTTAGGGTGGCAAAGTCAAGAAGATTGACAACCGCTACGAGAATGATGGCAGCGAGGCAGGTTTGCGGCAAGAAATAGAACAGCGGCGTCAGAAAAAGAATCGTCAGCAACAAAATCAGGGCTGTAATGATGGAGGCCAAGCCCGTGTTTGCACCTGCCGAAAAGTTCACCACCGATCGACTCAGCCCTCCTGTCACCACATATCCTCCCGTAAAGGATGCACCCAGGTTAGCAACGCCTAAGGCAATCAATTCTTGATTCGCCTCTACCCGCTGTCGGCGTTTGCTGGCTAGAAATTTGCCAACGGCATAGGCTTCCATAAATCCCACAAAACTAATGGCGAGGGCAGAGGAAAACAAGGTCTGCCAATCTGTGCGGGAAATAGCGGGAAATCCGATCGGTGGTAGTCCAGATGGAATACTGCCTACCACCTTGACGCTAGCCGTTTGATCAAGGTGAAAGAGCCAGACGGTGAGAATTCCCAAAATAACGACCAAAAGGGGCGCACTCTTGGTAACCGGAATAATGGCAGCAGGCGACATTCCCCGTTGTTGGAGCCATCCCCCCAGTCCCCGGCTAAAGAAGAGAAGGAGCGCAATGCTGCCTAATCCCATCAATAGCGTAATGCCGTTTGTCTCTGGAAGGGCTTGGATTAGGGAGGTAACGAGTTGTACCAACGCTTCCGATTGGGGAATTTTGACCCCCAGAAGATGCTTAAGCTGGCTGACACTAATCAGAATTGCTGCCGCGCTGATAAACCCTGAAATCACCGCTTGACTGAGGAAATTGACGAGAAATCCGAGACGCAAGAGACCAATGACAACCTCAATCCCGCCTACAAGAGCGGCTAGGGCGATCGCCAGTTGGATATATTCAGGAGATCCCTGGGTGGCTAAAGCTCCTACCGCAGTCGCCACCATCAACGAGTCCACTGCCACAGGAGCCACGGAGAGGATGCGACTTGTGCCTAAGCAAGCATAGATAATCTGCGGCAGGATACTGGCATAGAGACCCATTTGGGGCGGGAGTCCTGCCAGCAAGGCATAGGCCATACTTTGGGGA includes:
- a CDS encoding DUF4278 domain-containing protein, producing the protein MKLSYRGIKYESHLSTVPTTDGKEIGHYRGLTLREHIAKTAK
- the sulP gene encoding sulfate permease, producing the protein MSVEHSSPQKSPSRLSVLKKAIPILEWGFPYPRANAVGDITAGIIVASLLIPQSMAYALLAGLPPQMGLYASILPQIIYACLGTSRILSVAPVAVDSLMVATAVGALATQGSPEYIQLAIALAALVGGIEVVIGLLRLGFLVNFLSQAVISGFISAAAILISVSQLKHLLGVKIPQSEALVQLVTSLIQALPETNGITLLMGLGSIALLLFFSRGLGGWLQQRGMSPAAIIPVTKSAPLLVVILGILTVWLFHLDQTASVKVVGSIPSGLPPIGFPAISRTDWQTLFSSALAISFVGFMEAYAVGKFLASKRRQRVEANQELIALGVANLGASFTGGYVVTGGLSRSVVNFSAGANTGLASIITALILLLTILFLTPLFYFLPQTCLAAIILVAVVNLLDFATLKRLWIYNKTDAIAWIAAFVAVLVTSVQTGILIGAVISLMLHLWRTSRPHIAIVGRVGETEHFRNVLRHSVKTCPHVLAIRVDESLYFVNTKYLEDYVLKAISQNPDVKYLLLVCSAINIIDGSALETLRRLIADLQVRGITFCMAEVKGPVMDHLEQIGFVDELGRDRIFLSTDQAMRALECA